In Tolypothrix sp. PCC 7712, the genomic stretch GGATGATTGCATTCAAGATGACTCTACATTGGGTCGCAGAGATGCGGCATTGCTCGCAGTTTTGACGGTAGGGTTGCGTCGCAGTGAGGTAACATTTCTTGATTTGAACGATTTTAAGGCGCGTAGTCGGTCATTAACAATACGCGAAGCTAAGGGGCGGAAGGAACGAATTGTTTACTTACCTGAAGCTGGTGTGCAAGCAGTCCTTGATTGGTTGCTGATTCGGGGGAAAGCACCAGGCCCACTATTTTATCCTTTAAATAAGGCACAGAAAATCATACCGAAGCGGATGAGCGAGCAGGGGGTGTTACGGGCATTGCAACGACGCGGGGAAAAAGCTGATGTGGATGCGTTTACACCTCATGATTTTAGAAGAACTTTTATCGGTAATCTATTGGATGCAGGTGCAGACATCGTCACGGTAGCTAAACTTGCAGGTCATGCGTCGCCAAGTACGACAAGTAAGTATGATCGGCGGGGGGAAGCGGCGAAGAAACGGGCGATTGATTTATTGAATGTGCCTTACAGTAGGC encodes the following:
- a CDS encoding tyrosine-type recombinase/integrase; translation: MNTPAITDNFSPESLALTEPLPITLHPAEVYLASLGEGSRRTMREALNAIAQLLTSGTCDASTLDWSKLRYQHTAAVRSVLMEKYSPAMANKMLCALRRTLKEAWRLGLMSTDEYGRASDIESVRGQSLLKGREIDPEEIAALWDDCIQDDSTLGRRDAALLAVLTVGLRRSEVTFLDLNDFKARSRSLTIREAKGRKERIVYLPEAGVQAVLDWLLIRGKAPGPLFYPLNKAQKIIPKRMSEQGVLRALQRRGEKADVDAFTPHDFRRTFIGNLLDAGADIVTVAKLAGHASPSTTSKYDRRGEAAKKRAIDLLNVPYSRQKNR